A genomic region of Oceaniferula marina contains the following coding sequences:
- the pheA gene encoding prephenate dehydratase has translation MPLDQIRKKIDTLDHQLIGLLSERADLVHEVGEIKKAEGLQIYAPEREHALLRRLAEINQGRIPEKSLRAIYREIMSSALALEDNLTVAYLGPEGTWTHQAAIKKFGHSINYASQANFAEVFDQVARRKAHYGVVPIENSTEGAISHTLDLFVDSPLQICAQIMLRIENGLMACIPRDEIKTLYSHPQVFGQCRNWILRHFPEADLVEVSSTTKAAALARENAPNGAAALGGKLAAELNELTMLEESIQDRSTNTTRFLVIGEETCPATGNDRTSILFSIHDRPGSLVNALQAFDKLNVNMSKIESRPSKQRDWEYIFYVDLAGHCTDAAVSEALLELEKHCSLVKMFGSYPDTES, from the coding sequence ATGCCACTCGACCAAATTCGCAAAAAAATCGACACCCTCGATCACCAATTGATCGGACTCCTCAGTGAACGCGCTGATCTCGTTCACGAAGTCGGGGAAATTAAAAAAGCAGAAGGTCTGCAAATTTACGCTCCCGAACGTGAACATGCGCTGCTGCGCCGCTTGGCCGAAATCAACCAAGGCCGTATCCCTGAAAAATCATTGCGTGCCATCTACCGGGAAATCATGTCCTCAGCTCTCGCTCTGGAGGATAACCTGACCGTGGCTTATCTTGGGCCTGAAGGAACCTGGACACATCAGGCTGCCATTAAAAAATTCGGTCACTCGATCAACTACGCATCCCAGGCAAACTTTGCCGAGGTTTTTGATCAGGTGGCTCGCCGCAAGGCCCACTACGGAGTCGTCCCGATTGAAAACTCAACGGAGGGTGCGATCTCACATACCCTCGATCTCTTTGTCGATTCTCCACTACAGATCTGTGCACAGATCATGTTAAGGATTGAAAACGGATTAATGGCCTGCATTCCAAGGGATGAGATCAAAACTCTCTATTCGCACCCGCAGGTGTTTGGCCAGTGTCGTAATTGGATTCTCCGCCATTTTCCAGAAGCGGACCTTGTCGAAGTTTCATCCACCACCAAAGCTGCCGCTCTAGCCCGCGAAAATGCCCCCAATGGAGCAGCTGCCCTCGGAGGCAAGCTGGCCGCAGAACTCAATGAGCTCACGATGCTTGAGGAATCCATCCAAGACCGATCCACCAATACCACCCGCTTTCTGGTGATCGGCGAGGAAACTTGTCCGGCAACCGGCAACGACCGCACATCCATTCTATTCTCCATTCACGACCGTCCAGGGTCACTGGTGAACGCCTTACAAGCATTTGATAAGCTCAACGTGAACATGAGCAAAATCGAATCGCGCCCCTCGAAACAACGAGACTGGGAGTACATTTTCTATGTGGACCTCGCCGGACACTGCACGGATGCTGCGGTCAGTGAAGCGCTACTGGAATTGGAGAAACATTGCTCATTGGTTAAAATGTTCGGCAGCTACCCCGACACCGAAAGTTAG
- a CDS encoding sulfatase-like hydrolase/transferase — MNIRELRRLIWVVLFAVVTITVGHAGQPNIILVMADDVSPEMFGCYGSQDAKTPNLDRMASQGVMFKSAWGSALCCPARAQIMTGCYATQTGFWSNGFSIPQSDGSNNLFRHYSSFGKLMQDAGYTTAVAGKWHIGGAEPPHAKHVGFDEYCLWEGPKELSRLPDSPTHRGAWEDESTPSRYWHPCVVQNGRLVPTKKDDYGPDVFTDFLCDFMERSVKSGKPFLAYYPMVAPHGTRKGSPSTPKYGERGYLGGNKENNRSHFRALNDYIDVLVGRLEEKAKALGVMDNTVIIFCSDNGTASIAKSRGTERGCRIPLIVYGSGIKKRGASDEIADLSDILPSLVDFAGKKLPESMPIDGKSLKPFLTGESTKHREYIFACIGSTRLVRSRTHLLEVVNPILGIAEGRFYYCANKHDGRGYKRIDSDPEHRQVRRQFSQILDKYPGLTKQHPYFQTKKGKRFLELYTKPKAVQKHLHNHKDYQFYDEI; from the coding sequence ATGAACATACGAGAGCTTCGGAGATTGATATGGGTGGTTTTATTTGCGGTCGTTACAATCACCGTGGGACACGCTGGGCAGCCGAATATTATATTGGTGATGGCAGATGATGTCAGCCCTGAAATGTTTGGTTGCTATGGATCTCAGGATGCCAAGACTCCCAACCTGGATAGAATGGCAAGTCAGGGAGTGATGTTTAAATCCGCATGGGGGAGTGCCTTGTGTTGTCCCGCACGTGCTCAAATCATGACGGGCTGTTATGCTACTCAAACAGGCTTTTGGAGCAATGGGTTTTCCATTCCTCAAAGTGACGGATCAAACAACCTGTTTAGACATTATTCAAGTTTCGGTAAGTTAATGCAAGATGCCGGCTATACCACTGCTGTAGCTGGTAAATGGCATATTGGTGGAGCTGAACCACCCCACGCCAAACATGTTGGGTTTGATGAGTATTGTCTGTGGGAAGGCCCCAAAGAGCTATCCAGACTGCCAGACAGCCCCACACACCGTGGTGCCTGGGAGGACGAATCAACACCTTCCAGATACTGGCATCCATGTGTTGTTCAAAATGGCCGCCTCGTTCCAACCAAGAAAGATGATTACGGCCCCGATGTGTTCACTGATTTCCTCTGTGACTTTATGGAGCGGAGTGTAAAATCGGGGAAACCCTTCCTCGCTTACTACCCGATGGTCGCCCCACATGGGACACGTAAAGGGTCACCCTCAACGCCCAAGTATGGCGAAAGAGGATATTTGGGAGGAAACAAGGAAAACAACCGCTCTCATTTTCGAGCCTTGAACGATTACATCGATGTCTTAGTTGGTCGCTTGGAGGAGAAGGCTAAAGCCCTTGGAGTTATGGATAATACGGTGATCATTTTTTGCTCGGATAACGGCACCGCAAGCATCGCCAAATCCAGGGGGACGGAACGTGGTTGCCGCATCCCCTTGATTGTTTACGGGAGTGGGATCAAGAAGCGAGGGGCAAGCGATGAAATTGCGGACCTCTCAGACATCCTGCCGAGTCTGGTTGATTTTGCGGGTAAGAAGCTACCAGAGAGCATGCCGATCGACGGTAAGAGCCTGAAGCCGTTTTTGACGGGTGAGTCAACGAAACACCGCGAATACATTTTTGCCTGTATTGGCTCAACCCGCTTGGTCAGGAGTCGAACCCACCTCTTGGAAGTGGTAAACCCAATCCTGGGTATTGCCGAAGGGCGGTTTTATTATTGTGCTAACAAGCATGATGGACGCGGATACAAACGGATTGATTCCGATCCGGAACATAGGCAGGTTCGTAGGCAGTTTTCTCAAATTCTGGATAAATATCCCGGCCTGACGAAGCAACATCCTTACTTTCAAACCAAAAAAGGTAAACGCTTTCTAGAGCTGTATACCAAGCCAAAGGCTGTTCAAAAGCACCTGCATAACCATAAAGATTACCAATTCTATGATGAAATCTAG
- a CDS encoding right-handed parallel beta-helix repeat-containing protein, with protein sequence MKPGDCCLIRKGRYTELLEIEQLHGTKQLPITFKAWPGETVILDGTRPLQLKWEKWKDGIYRAEASGPVKQLFQNGRYLMPARWPNADIYDESVFDLHGRWRKAAAESTFGVMIDATPKVGDQKRAPWMEGSYVSQNTQTLSDTGKDFTGAVAVMNIGSWLSWAQTVGQHDPGSQRFTYSLDFERSGRAMARAANHFPKKTEFWRKKIQKGGEGYYYLERSLECLDSPGEWFYNRSEGWLYLMPRDGEIKLRSRQIDCGLRVRQSSHLKFEGLRLFACYASFSDCLSMTLDACHFNFPSATALGAGDMRRPEVTHFAYSKKFLESMDQRGTDNRVYNCSFNYCNGPALSMSGINDVVENCQFYAIDWMCLGNGGEGALNFGNSRGMVFRRNTVDLTGNSEGVRVGSRSLVEYNHISRTGLLQHDGSAINVGVNNIEGSVLRRNWVRDTAKAALRFDSANMGSPDVRYGHRGAMIENVCWNTQQVKVKGDGHQIIGNTVLGSPRVDVGILDRLLAGGINTQTLTARNLAGSISGAFHKQGIPIPGKHQNNWTGDVGSQLTNVNNFDFRPRQDSEVHLAGRNAQPSCQIGAYSHDPAQYWIPGHLSEKASMPIPRSGSKHLDPNTVLMWRPSLKAKSYLVYWGEKPERLVRLQKTAQCYLILPKTTSQSRCY encoded by the coding sequence ATGAAACCAGGGGATTGTTGTTTGATTCGTAAGGGAAGATATACCGAGCTCTTGGAGATCGAACAGCTGCATGGGACGAAACAGTTGCCGATCACCTTCAAAGCTTGGCCCGGTGAAACCGTTATCCTGGACGGGACAAGACCTCTTCAATTAAAATGGGAGAAATGGAAAGACGGAATCTACCGGGCTGAGGCTTCGGGGCCCGTGAAACAGCTTTTTCAAAATGGGCGTTATTTGATGCCAGCCAGATGGCCCAATGCCGACATTTACGATGAAAGTGTATTTGACTTGCATGGTCGATGGCGAAAGGCGGCAGCGGAAAGCACTTTTGGGGTGATGATTGATGCCACTCCGAAAGTGGGCGATCAGAAACGCGCACCTTGGATGGAGGGCTCCTACGTATCTCAGAATACACAGACATTATCGGACACTGGGAAAGATTTCACCGGTGCTGTTGCTGTAATGAATATTGGCTCTTGGTTGTCGTGGGCTCAAACGGTTGGCCAACACGATCCGGGGAGTCAGCGCTTTACCTACAGTCTGGATTTTGAACGATCGGGGCGAGCGATGGCTCGCGCTGCTAACCATTTCCCCAAAAAAACTGAATTTTGGAGGAAGAAAATCCAAAAAGGAGGTGAAGGTTACTACTACTTGGAAAGGAGTCTGGAGTGTCTCGATTCGCCTGGAGAATGGTTTTACAATCGATCTGAAGGCTGGCTCTACCTCATGCCGAGAGATGGAGAAATCAAGCTGAGGAGCAGACAGATCGATTGCGGTCTTCGTGTGCGTCAGAGTTCACACCTGAAGTTCGAGGGGCTAAGGCTGTTTGCCTGTTATGCTAGTTTTTCCGACTGCTTATCGATGACACTCGACGCTTGTCATTTTAATTTCCCATCAGCAACGGCACTGGGGGCAGGGGACATGCGCCGCCCCGAGGTGACTCATTTTGCGTATAGTAAAAAGTTCCTTGAGAGCATGGATCAGAGAGGGACAGACAACCGAGTGTACAATTGCTCATTTAATTATTGTAACGGGCCGGCATTGTCGATGTCCGGAATCAACGATGTGGTGGAGAACTGCCAATTCTATGCCATCGACTGGATGTGCCTCGGCAATGGTGGTGAAGGGGCGCTGAACTTTGGCAACTCGAGAGGTATGGTATTTCGCCGGAATACTGTAGATTTAACGGGGAACTCGGAAGGCGTGCGGGTGGGAAGTCGTTCGCTTGTAGAATACAATCATATCTCAAGAACGGGTTTGTTACAGCATGACGGCTCTGCGATTAATGTCGGTGTAAACAATATCGAAGGTTCTGTGTTACGCCGGAACTGGGTGCGCGACACCGCGAAGGCAGCACTTCGTTTTGACTCTGCCAATATGGGGAGTCCCGATGTGCGTTATGGTCATCGTGGAGCGATGATTGAGAACGTTTGTTGGAATACCCAGCAAGTCAAAGTGAAGGGGGACGGGCACCAAATTATCGGGAATACTGTATTGGGTTCACCCAGAGTTGATGTAGGTATCCTTGATAGATTATTAGCCGGGGGAATTAACACGCAGACATTGACAGCAAGAAATCTCGCAGGCAGCATTTCCGGAGCGTTTCACAAGCAGGGTATTCCAATTCCGGGAAAACACCAAAACAACTGGACGGGTGATGTAGGAAGTCAGCTGACCAACGTTAACAATTTTGACTTCCGCCCTCGTCAAGATTCTGAAGTTCATCTAGCTGGTAGAAATGCGCAACCATCGTGCCAGATTGGAGCATATTCTCATGACCCTGCTCAATATTGGATCCCAGGTCACCTTTCCGAAAAGGCGAGTATGCCTATTCCCCGTAGTGGTTCCAAGCATCTTGATCCCAACACCGTCTTGATGTGGAGGCCTTCATTGAAGGCTAAATCCTATCTTGTGTATTGGGGGGAGAAGCCAGAGAGATTGGTCCGACTTCAAAAAACGGCACAATGCTATCTTATTTTGCCTAAGACCACTTCGCAGTCGAGGTGCTATTGA
- a CDS encoding trimeric intracellular cation channel family protein: protein MLILEFMAVAVSAVYGSLMAARARMDFVGSFTIAFLAALGGGSLRDLILDRHPLFWIGQPYYPITVFIICIIVPFLIKFISRIKPILLYPDSLGMALFTVVGTKIALDAQDSNFIAVLLGTITGTFGGVLADIVCNEVPSLFRPAPLCATCAFCGAWIYVFGAMLCWEGPLLISVSVIFIVIFRIAAVVFDWRFPSVRQPD, encoded by the coding sequence ATGCTTATTCTAGAATTTATGGCCGTGGCCGTCTCCGCCGTCTATGGTTCCCTCATGGCTGCACGGGCAAGAATGGACTTTGTGGGTTCATTTACCATTGCCTTTCTCGCAGCCTTGGGAGGAGGTTCATTAAGAGACCTGATTCTGGACCGTCACCCCTTGTTTTGGATCGGCCAGCCCTACTATCCGATCACCGTTTTTATCATCTGTATCATTGTGCCCTTCCTGATCAAGTTCATCAGTCGGATCAAACCGATCCTTCTTTATCCTGACTCCCTTGGTATGGCCTTGTTCACGGTGGTCGGAACCAAAATTGCCCTGGATGCCCAAGATTCAAATTTTATCGCTGTCTTACTGGGAACCATTACCGGAACGTTCGGAGGGGTTTTAGCTGACATCGTATGTAATGAAGTTCCATCGCTCTTCAGACCAGCACCTTTGTGCGCGACCTGCGCATTTTGTGGGGCTTGGATCTATGTCTTTGGAGCGATGCTGTGTTGGGAGGGGCCGCTGCTGATCAGTGTGAGTGTAATTTTCATCGTAATCTTCAGGATTGCAGCTGTTGTTTTTGATTGGCGTTTTCCATCGGTCAGGCAACCGGACTGA
- a CDS encoding tyrosine-type recombinase/integrase — protein MSESKTIEKIPLDGISEKGMTIKENTYKKNGKTYSNWIVQGWRENGKWQRRQFKEEAAAKLFKNDTERRFMSAGANQRLLSTSLDEMQLRHAEAAVAQLGSTYTLRDAVRFFLENHRAPDFTIPLLDGINKYLGELESTLRANSIRSRRSVLMQLEEFTGGVAVHEVTTEQIKAFLNGLRAKDGTKAKRKTWNNYRNDVNHFFSWACEEDLNTNRPWSFTNPCAKIPIFTAKQVAEQRAKPSTTSAARVKRSMSSLMNWREGSLMKFFALAYFAGIRPDGELQKLATREKELINLKTRTIHIPADISKTKEERNIDISENLMQWLKLCKDKPIVPTNFDRLCKRARRSMKLDRDETRHSFISYHVALNRSVGDAALQAGNSESIIKKHYLRLHTREEGEAFFSIVPDAERKRAVFSDQKPQKQGALKVI, from the coding sequence ATGAGTGAATCCAAAACAATTGAAAAAATCCCGCTTGATGGAATCAGCGAAAAAGGAATGACCATCAAGGAAAACACCTACAAAAAGAACGGAAAAACTTACTCAAATTGGATTGTCCAAGGATGGCGAGAGAACGGGAAATGGCAGCGGAGGCAATTCAAAGAAGAAGCTGCCGCAAAACTGTTCAAAAATGACACTGAACGGCGTTTCATGAGTGCCGGGGCGAATCAAAGACTTCTTTCCACATCGCTTGACGAAATGCAGTTGCGGCATGCAGAAGCCGCTGTTGCTCAACTCGGGTCCACATATACGCTACGAGACGCGGTGCGATTCTTTCTCGAAAACCACCGGGCACCGGATTTCACAATCCCCCTTCTGGACGGTATCAACAAATATCTTGGTGAATTGGAAAGCACTTTACGGGCAAACTCGATCAGGAGCCGCCGTAGCGTCCTGATGCAGCTTGAGGAATTCACCGGGGGCGTTGCGGTGCATGAAGTGACCACTGAGCAAATCAAAGCGTTTCTGAACGGTTTACGGGCAAAAGACGGAACCAAGGCCAAACGAAAGACTTGGAACAACTACCGAAATGACGTGAACCACTTCTTTTCTTGGGCTTGTGAAGAAGATTTGAACACAAACCGCCCTTGGAGCTTCACCAATCCATGCGCAAAAATCCCCATTTTCACGGCAAAACAAGTTGCGGAGCAACGCGCCAAACCATCGACAACGAGCGCGGCACGGGTGAAGCGTTCCATGTCATCGCTCATGAACTGGCGAGAAGGTTCCTTGATGAAGTTTTTTGCCTTGGCCTATTTTGCAGGAATCCGCCCGGATGGTGAGTTGCAGAAACTGGCAACACGGGAAAAAGAGCTAATCAACCTAAAAACCCGCACAATCCACATTCCCGCCGATATTTCAAAAACCAAGGAGGAACGAAACATTGATATTTCAGAAAACCTCATGCAATGGTTGAAGCTCTGCAAAGACAAGCCGATTGTTCCCACCAACTTTGACAGGCTTTGCAAACGTGCCCGGCGGAGCATGAAACTTGACAGGGACGAAACTCGGCACTCTTTCATTTCCTACCATGTCGCGCTAAATAGGTCTGTTGGCGATGCCGCGTTGCAAGCGGGTAACTCTGAAAGCATCATCAAGAAACACTACTTGCGCCTGCATACCCGTGAAGAAGGTGAGGCATTCTTTTCAATCGTTCCGGATGCGGAAAGGAAACGTGCGGTTTTCAGTGACCAGAAGCCACAAAAACAAGGTGCATTGAAAGTTATTTGA
- a CDS encoding BT4734/BF3469 family protein, which produces MTLDEIKVSYFPTIGKTTNPDTVSIASLCDEIKNGAYKEQVENVTKLKEDYVADPTSEKETAWKDAKKELPNFTTSGTFTRRNGESLIKHSGLMQIDVDPKDNPNKTKDELRAIVEDDPHTFVVFDSPSGDGVKGFARVSINPDDHLGCYEAMRQTYAAKRVVIDDNCKDISRACFVSYDPHLYQAPFEKVQEFKPVPLPEREPAKNGDSEIGEEPYYTIEVAKDALKAIKDIHGGNLEGEYELWLKILSGMFNSYGEDGFQAVEEIIGGDGYQEKRGKLLKDIGVGTVIHYARENAGWRGDVAMVDRFFYEGKKGYRFESSQGRYIAQNISDVRRRLKKSGIKNHDIDDKIDHIQENRDICYAGEISGRMAGFYDEGGTRFLVTKSPHFIKPKESEFPTIKAILEGALLKHESPENANKQLDSFYGWLQTGVISLRGSNEQHGQAMAFVGGVDCGKSFIQDYIITPCLGGRSAKAALFMQGGTAFNSDLFKAEHLILSDEFMTRDMKSRGKLAANLKKFTVSTHGEQLHAKGVDAISITPWWRVSISLNDTPENLLILPPLNDDVHDKIIILRASREPFPMPTKTAMEKKALREQIEQELPGFLWWLLNKYQIPQERECGRFCISTWHNDEILKLIHAESEEGQFLTLIDSHFWSGNDEADEIIPRLEKWQGEALELKNQLCSSGSHAAQRSAEKLLGTWSNKPGKLLGKLKKLHGGRIRSKITNGKTIWTIYPPE; this is translated from the coding sequence ATGACCTTAGATGAAATCAAAGTTTCATATTTTCCCACTATTGGAAAAACAACAAACCCGGATACGGTAAGCATTGCCTCATTGTGCGATGAAATCAAAAACGGGGCATATAAAGAGCAAGTTGAAAACGTCACCAAGCTAAAAGAAGACTATGTTGCAGACCCAACAAGTGAAAAGGAAACTGCATGGAAGGACGCAAAGAAAGAACTCCCAAACTTCACCACATCCGGGACGTTCACCCGGCGCAATGGAGAGTCGTTAATCAAACATAGCGGGTTGATGCAGATCGACGTTGACCCGAAAGACAACCCCAACAAAACAAAGGATGAATTGCGGGCAATCGTTGAAGATGATCCACACACTTTCGTTGTTTTTGACTCACCTTCTGGTGATGGCGTGAAAGGCTTTGCTAGGGTTTCAATCAACCCGGATGACCATCTAGGGTGCTATGAAGCAATGCGGCAAACATACGCTGCCAAGAGAGTTGTGATAGATGACAACTGCAAGGACATTTCACGAGCCTGCTTTGTCTCCTATGATCCTCATTTATACCAGGCACCATTTGAAAAAGTGCAGGAATTCAAGCCCGTTCCCCTGCCAGAACGTGAACCGGCAAAGAACGGTGATTCAGAAATTGGAGAAGAACCATATTACACCATCGAAGTTGCTAAGGATGCATTAAAAGCAATCAAAGATATTCACGGGGGGAACTTAGAAGGAGAATATGAGTTATGGCTGAAGATCCTTTCTGGCATGTTCAACTCATACGGGGAAGATGGATTTCAAGCAGTTGAGGAAATTATCGGCGGCGATGGTTATCAAGAAAAGCGTGGCAAGCTGCTTAAAGACATAGGCGTTGGCACCGTGATTCATTATGCAAGGGAAAATGCAGGTTGGCGGGGTGACGTGGCCATGGTTGACCGCTTTTTCTATGAAGGCAAAAAAGGCTATCGCTTTGAAAGTAGCCAAGGAAGATACATTGCTCAAAACATATCGGACGTTAGACGTAGGTTAAAAAAATCAGGCATTAAAAACCATGATATTGATGATAAAATTGACCACATCCAAGAGAACCGGGACATTTGCTATGCTGGTGAAATATCTGGACGCATGGCAGGGTTCTATGATGAAGGAGGCACAAGGTTTCTAGTGACCAAATCACCGCATTTCATCAAACCCAAAGAAAGCGAATTTCCTACTATCAAAGCTATTCTTGAAGGTGCTTTGCTGAAACACGAATCGCCCGAAAACGCCAATAAGCAACTTGATTCATTCTATGGGTGGCTGCAAACAGGTGTAATTTCTTTGCGTGGTAGCAATGAGCAACACGGGCAAGCAATGGCCTTTGTTGGTGGTGTTGATTGCGGTAAAAGTTTCATTCAAGATTACATCATCACACCTTGCCTTGGTGGACGTTCAGCCAAGGCTGCATTGTTCATGCAAGGAGGAACCGCGTTCAACTCTGATTTATTCAAGGCCGAGCATTTAATTTTATCAGATGAGTTTATGACGCGTGACATGAAATCACGGGGGAAACTGGCAGCGAATTTGAAGAAATTCACTGTTTCAACACACGGGGAACAACTTCATGCAAAGGGTGTTGATGCAATATCCATCACCCCTTGGTGGCGTGTCAGCATTTCATTGAATGACACACCTGAAAACTTGTTGATTCTGCCACCACTAAATGATGACGTGCATGATAAAATAATCATTCTGCGAGCCAGCCGGGAACCGTTTCCAATGCCAACCAAAACAGCTATGGAGAAGAAGGCCTTGCGTGAACAGATTGAACAAGAGTTGCCGGGGTTTCTTTGGTGGCTTCTGAATAAATACCAAATCCCACAAGAAAGGGAATGTGGACGTTTCTGCATTAGCACGTGGCACAACGATGAAATTCTGAAGTTAATTCATGCTGAAAGTGAAGAAGGGCAATTCCTCACATTGATTGACTCACATTTCTGGTCTGGGAATGATGAAGCCGACGAAATAATTCCACGACTCGAAAAATGGCAAGGTGAAGCATTGGAGTTGAAAAACCAACTTTGCAGTAGTGGGTCACACGCTGCACAACGTAGCGCGGAAAAATTGCTTGGAACGTGGTCAAATAAACCGGGAAAACTACTTGGAAAGTTGAAAAAGCTGCACGGGGGACGTATCAGATCCAAAATTACGAACGGAAAAACTATTTGGACGATTTACCCACCTGAATAG
- a CDS encoding terminase small subunit: MAQKLNDQQRNALRYVATGMTLTEAGRKAGYSVSNAPQMVSKLMRRADAQEYLGTLRDKADTPFILDITARKEHLSKIATSQLATPTEQMAAIHLLNKMDGLYVQKVEADINHGGVMLVPVVNCLEDWEKAAVGAQAQLMKETIELD, from the coding sequence ATGGCTCAAAAATTAAACGACCAACAACGCAACGCGCTTCGATATGTGGCAACGGGTATGACGTTGACGGAAGCGGGGCGCAAAGCTGGGTATTCTGTCAGCAATGCCCCCCAAATGGTTTCTAAGCTCATGCGCCGGGCGGATGCACAAGAATACCTTGGCACCCTGCGAGACAAGGCAGACACGCCCTTTATTCTTGATATAACAGCACGCAAGGAGCATTTGAGCAAGATCGCCACAAGCCAACTGGCAACACCTACGGAACAAATGGCAGCAATCCATCTGCTCAATAAAATGGATGGGCTCTATGTTCAGAAAGTGGAAGCTGATATAAACCATGGCGGGGTCATGTTGGTGCCGGTGGTGAATTGTTTGGAAGATTGGGAAAAAGCGGCAGTAGGGGCACAAGCCCAACTCATGAAAGAAACGATAGAATTGGATTAG